gtaccgttcgcacagtgggcgtgatcttatcgaaataatctactacagtccggaatcttctcgaaacctgcaggcgcggtttgcgccgagaatcgtgtggtgtttcggaacgataacaaaaacttgtgaaatggaacgtggcagtaatGTTTTTATTGGCATTGTAACACACTCGACAATATTTGAATCATATAATTCTTGTTCATAAAGGCCGTAGATCAGGGGCCAGATTCACAAAACTcccttacgaaaacatttttgcgcaagagaaatttttttgcgtaagtcgattcacgaaacgaaaaaaaaaacctcgtaagaggccatcgttgtcacatcggccgctgcaataaagcgcgctgtgactgcccgggaacatcgcagcgatggtgatgcagttgctatatttgcttacgtcactgaaaagtgctcgtaagtggattcacgaagcaaaattgtgcttaaaaacagcgtggctgagagaaaatcctaagagtggtccggaccactcttaggaacaatgtggctacttagaacctgccgtcgcggcggtatactttgacgcccttgctggtattgagttaattcacgcccatgaagggctgtctgatgactgctggtgcgtttttatttctttcggcgctttgattttcgtgtgttgtttccctTATACGCAGTGGATGAtgttgacaaccaccgtcgtccgataagttcgaagtcgcaatAATTAAAGAatcctattgggcgtcaatggcgtaaaattatgcatgaaaagatttgtggttggatgaaaaccaatgtgatacgtgaatggtcagcgcattcgaacgcggcatggcataggatcaaccttatttgttatgttgttgtgttgcgccccatctcatccgaTTAAAAGttcgactcgagatccttgcctcattggtggaaattaccactaaagaggttaatgggagcacattccttgcacgctattggaaataaaaatgagaggaacttTTTCGTGAGTGattcataaagcttgtgctctagtgtacttccattggctctaactgtccaatgggtgcgatctctgaaatacagttgtcgatacactttgggatgATCTGGAACTTTAAACCGAAGCGTCTTAGGGgtgtgcgtgattacgcatggaactacaatcAAATCACtcattttcaccttcactgttcagacaccgattaGGACCGTGATAATATGACAAGCAGtcggaataaaatgaccctagtaactttgtatgacaccggaAATATgtaaaccctcacgattctggagcaaactttggctgaattcatccctgcatTAATTACCAGCCATTTACCTTGACGCACGAatatcattcaaaggtagagcaagccactgacatgtattttgtgcgacgcaacgaccacttgacctgagaataaaaGCGTTGCGAAGgtgaatcccctgtcgcatgctctgatcgaagcagacgacaaacgcgagcagatgacggcttggccgacaggcacagcttgtgattggttatgaagcaataccctctacatcagctcactccgtgacgttgccaaaacacttctttcatctggcacgcctgtcctgttcgtcatatcacccccctcgcacatgagagcaaattttgtcacgccgtgaaaatagcgcaagtactttctaagagctcttttacgtgctgcgcagttgtcgaaaacaacatggcgtcgtaatcagcatatcggtcggtgcgactttcagcaaacgcttctcgcatgagttacttCTGCGTTCGACTggatgcgttgtgattacggcagctctttcggtgcgtgtaagcagtgcggaaagctgcggcagtgcaatggtgtacggtgaagcgcagcgaagcctgtgcgtcggtgtggttatcaagcggggatcagCGTCGGTGCATCGatggcaactagcactcgagaagcctccaatgtgtgtttgtgtgccggtaacagttggtttgcttgactttccagtATCTCTGTTGGGTGCTgggcgacatttcggattgacagcgttttcgcacgttacttgagtgaccccaagtacgtacgcaaacgtatgaactacgcgctgtgttcggttcttgcttcgccactggttagcccgtacgcttctattttcttgagAGCAATCTAGTGTCCgcgagtgaaacgatgttcgttgtgaacagtggtgctgtgttgacgttccaagacttgtgaacaagctgtgctcgtgtgaccgaaaattggaagacagcgttgataactgttttgccctgtgaagttgcggtggtggagcttggcgcttttgtttgttaactcgtcacttctcctttttgggATAACCATAGTACTAGCACTGTGAAGTAAATCAACCAatgctgcgagatgctacattccgttgtggatcgtgttactttggaagtgTGCCTAgacggtaacaacttgagagttctatgtggcagcgagagcccgtgagcgtcaagcttccctccggcccctagaaaaagcaaagatttcaccggtgccttgctttggatgaagttgtaggtcaatatcgcctaactacaggtttccgcgttcgtctggccatcgttttgcacggcactagagccttgacaacagccggtcatggccagttcttacactttatctaTGGACGTGCatgcctggccagcccttcattgccgtcatcggcagcttccagtctgcagatgccctttgcctgttggccgtagagcacacttggttcctcatgacaacgacggctactaaatgctgccatcggtgagttcaccttgcagaacttaatttcaccggtactataattcacgcaatACTATAatttgtgcaagtttttaagcccatcagatgtaatgtttccctatggtaagttgaagcatgaaaaacttactactactgttatatacatgcatatattatggagcaaatacatcagaagttttttgtgatttgatagaagtgagctcttgtttgattatgaggttggacctgtcgatttaccacgtttgatagttggaaagttaatgtgaacttatttttcaggagccaggttgcacttaagagatttatgttattttggaacattagttctatagacgattaccacgatggtagtactatacttcactaggacatatatattgcggtacgtaaattttacatgaggcttcagtttatttcaaagtgattatagcagattttggtcacattaacgaagtgatagcgtcGTAAAAGAAGTATtaaaagtgagtgcttttaatgattgtttttaaatatctcgttcttggctcttcacagatcgcagtgattggcttgttaaggtcctgtgatgcatcggttgcacacactGGAACATGAATCCTCATCATGACTTgtagcacctgtacaaaaataggaaggatacgtgctccctaactgtgcaagtctaTGTCACAGCTGgaactgttatcattcagcggatgtggcctggaagcatgcatgacagcctcatctggaaggactgcgatctgcttgggagcttcgagggcacaaaactgcctaacggctggctgcaaggttagttttttttaatacatacgattaagtgagcaccacttactgtgcacaaattgaaaacccaagcatggttgcttgcagtggatacctgtattatCCTCACACGtgattcttattcaacatttatagagcTAAatagcaagataattgagaatgttgaaaaatgagagcctgcagcttatgaataaaACTTCAaaaatctgagactcaaaagcttctgcttttaaacgagcacaaatactttgattccttattgagctctcgggCCTGTGACttcctctgtggatcaagtgctctggatggaaatagcaagtgggtgaaaatcgcctggctgttcacaacttgcaaggaaaAAGACCCAGTGAACAAGCCTCAGAcaacatagggccagtaactgcatcttttgcttcatgtagctttttctctctcagcgctgtggcttgttgtgtttcagccgaacgtgttcaccacgattgcatagtgatatatatttttctaaaaattgtgcctgacctaagtatgcattgttgatctctaaggGTGacattcagtgtgtttcaaagccatcactcctcatctctctgtctgtggttaacctacttcagcagcagtggGATGCAGCCGGcacacatgcaagccaagtcatggagcgctcctttggtgttctgtgcaggacgcagcatatccatccggcaagacactggtatcaacaataatggtgaatgttggtggcacctgtaggagcccgttgtgtttgttgagCATGAATATTTCCCCTGaaaaagtgcatttttgaaaggttttcttcttttaaaataatagatgtcagcaacaagcacactcataatccagaagtgctttgtgtcttctagactgcccatttgcttcTATACGCGGTATGGTGaactggctatgttagacagccttatgaacaagttatgaacattggctgttgtgttgtaatgcagtctaacttgtgtttcttagtgaacctatttgtggtctgcttctcgcacctagtgtagtcaaaatagaagaaactttattggctttttatgtctggtAGAAGTtttatgccttcatctataacattgtagttttgctcttgtatcataataaattATATTTTCAGTCtgcactgtttgtgtgtgtgttgaggcttgtcattggcttctcaaaatacgacatctgtaaatatgagcacatatttaacaactgtacactcttgcatgtagcatggttgtaacaatgatctttatttttctaagttccaacAGTAACAAGGGATGCGGTGcaccacggtcatgtacagtgtgtcaagaacagagcacagaagaccaacaagtataaagagactgccagtgactgttctcctgctcaaattTTACGACaacagaaagagcacattgtgatgtcaggagcagtttgaatcgtatacgtagtaacattctgtgcagctgcagcttaacttcttagcagtgcattattcagcagttcctttgcttgcattgtaacatatttaaattttgcatggaatatACCAAACTATggcactaatttaaaggctgctgtagtgttagtgcgcgaatatttttgagctgaagtttttaacatgcgtgttaagtgcctgcgtgtctctgcatttacctgcataaatcacagcatccatggccGGCAATGGTAattgtgtttgcattctttgtagtacaagaagtaaagccatggatgctgtaatcttgtacttagtcgatgtaaacCTTCAGTCTACACTTAttggtatagcaccaatgatgccatgagtgtataagctctgggaagtgaatctatgtgaattattttatttggaaggaagaggatcatcactactcctagtatatcttaacagtagattttagtgcttctgtattgttatcccactgcctgtccgtccttcagcAGCCTGcttctctgtttctactgtgAAAGTGTAACTTTTAagtgtatactttgctcggataggtttgttcataatgtaaacGTGTACTATGCAAGTGACTTGTCATCTATGCAGCTTTACTTAGAGTAGAAATAAAAGTATCTATTTTAATTTATATGCAGCTACAGCATGCATTTACTTATccttttctaggtgcctgtacaattgtttagccctacaatgtactggtatactctaatattgaagctgGCATATTAAAATACTTTGTTAGAGAAGTAATAATGTGTTTATAACCATTATTACTATTCTCTGATGAGCTGTGAAAACTCTATGgaaatgtatttacatttttCGAACTGTGTCAAGGTAAAATTTCCTATGTTCTTTCATTGTGGTCcatgtttcatgcaaatgacacataattactttgcagtggcacaGTATTAATTGTGATATTACACATACGTGCTgaacaacatcgcagttgaggccagcagcaagacatatatgcagtgcactggagcatcacctcacatagtgtacagtctttgcccaccagtaaactgaatatttttcaagcagactaatagacagctgtatgggaactgtgttgatgtgcaaactttgaagtcttcttgaggagtgttttttaATCATTTTAGTCCAAGTGAactagctacccaaggccacagcTGGTGGGAATGTGATGGTTGCCTCTCTCCAAAACCACTTCTatcagctgcctcaatgttagcatcgggttaattcacgaactggaaaaacaattggtctttgttttcttggccgaaagagccACTTCCCCCGTTCAACCACCACGACgtgccagaatagaaacttttagccaAATAACGTtcattctacttttgagaagtgttttggggaaacgaaatggtgCCAATAGcggtcaatataaacactgtttgcactaAGGAGCTTAGTatcttataattgtattattcatgtattgtctagaatttctttgcgctgtgccaactttcagcccaagtgtcctaacatgctttgttagtgggttgtgaatgagccaagctatgtaaacaaacagagtgatattgcagacatgtacaaaatattgatgcacagccct
Above is a window of Rhipicephalus microplus isolate Deutch F79 chromosome 1, USDA_Rmic, whole genome shotgun sequence DNA encoding:
- the LOC142768768 gene encoding uncharacterized protein LOC142768768 isoform X1, with protein sequence MPGQPFIAVIGSFQSADALCLLAVEHTWFLMTTTATKCCHRGCGLEACMTASSGRTAICLGASRAQNCLTAGCKQQWDAAGTHASQVMERSFGVLCRTQHIHPARHWYQQ
- the LOC142768768 gene encoding uncharacterized protein LOC142768768 isoform X2; protein product: MPGQPFIAVIGSFQSADALCLLAVEHTWFLMTTTATKCCHRGCGLEACMTASSGRTAICLGASRAQNCLTAGCKQWDAAGTHASQVMERSFGVLCRTQHIHPARHWYQQ
- the LOC142768768 gene encoding uncharacterized protein LOC142768768 isoform X6, which produces MLPSRMWPGSMHDSLIWKDCDLLGSFEGTKLPNGWLQAVGCSRHTCKPSHGALLWCSVQDAAYPSGKTLVSTIMFQQ
- the LOC142768768 gene encoding uncharacterized protein LOC142768768 isoform X3, producing the protein MLPSLELLSFSGCGLEACMTASSGRTAICLGASRAQNCLTAGCKQQWDAAGTHASQVMERSFGVLCRTQHIHPARHWYQQ
- the LOC142768768 gene encoding uncharacterized protein LOC142768768 isoform X4 codes for the protein MLPSLELLSFSGCGLEACMTASSGRTAICLGASRAQNCLTAGCKQWDAAGTHASQVMERSFGVLCRTQHIHPARHWYQQ
- the LOC142768768 gene encoding uncharacterized protein LOC142768768 isoform X5 codes for the protein MLPSRMWPGSMHDSLIWKDCDLLGSFEGTKLPNGWLQAAVGCSRHTCKPSHGALLWCSVQDAAYPSGKTLVSTIMFQQ